TCTCATCTGCAGTAGAAACGTCCGAACAACAAAATGTTTGAGGTAACAAGAGAGCATCCACAGCTTTCATATATCATAACCATTTTTATTTTCGTAATACACCTGAAACTCCATCTTGGTTTGGTGTGATTTTCCATAATTTCACATTGCAAAGATGCATCATTAATAACTTAACTGTACATAATTTATAATATAGGACTTTTTTCAGGCTCAATATTTAATAACATAAACACTGAGTCAATGAGATATGACTATGTAATCAGTAGAGTAGGGTAGTGACAAATCAATTTCCCAatttagatttatttctttGTCGACAAAAGCTTTTCTCAAGTTTATGTGTTAGTTATAAATGTTATCTTGGTTTTACATACAGCATACTGCTCAATGTTAAACTCCAGCTTGTAATTTTGCAGTAACCTGTGACCAGTTAAATAGGCATTTGTACTGGTTGACAAATTTGACAGTTTCTTGATCATTTCTTACCTTAAGGTTACCAGAACACAAAAATTCTGTCTTCTTCTATCGTCCACCTTAAGGATTCCAAattatatttactgtaaatagtGTTGTGTGAATAAAGATAATTTTGACAGGAAAATTTTGATATTGTTtaaactttttgtcatttctctaGAActttaggaaggaaaaaaaaggctttgtTCATCATCTTGGTTTCAAATGCATGTTGCCACAGTTTGCCCCCACTGGTAGTCGAAAAGAGGCAATGATGTTGAATGCATTTTctcacaaaaattcaaaaataccACTCAAATGGTTGGTTGAGTAGGCAATAGGAAACTGTGGAAGACAAACTCATCcgtaaaaatatgcatttttttcttgaatttccATGTTTTCTACAACCCACTGAAATAACATGATAATTCTgtaatgttttaattatttcctATATTGTAACCAGTGTATTGAAATATGTGTGTCTGAGAATATCACAAAAAGGAAGACCTCAAATGGGCTTACCTCTTTATAAGTTAAGTCCTTTGAAATATGTCTTACTTTTCccagttttaaaaacacaacagtgtaTTAAGAGTGCAGTTCATACTGTTTGGCCCCTGGCTGCCCTTCATATGTCTTCCATAGACTTATATTTCTGCTTGCAAGCTCAGTGTAGCAGatataaaacaccaaaaatcatCAGTACGTTAACATCTTGACAGCAGTTAGTGCTATTTAGCAACACATGTTTGATTCTTTACATTCATGAATGTCTAACCCGATTGGATACTGCCAGAAtattaaaaagaacatttctgcaagaaaagaaaagccaaGTTCCTGAAAACACCTTCGAGCACTGAAGTCACTCTTTCAAGCAAAGCTATAAACAGTATAAATTGTACAGTATTTACAGAAAATTATTCAGATTTCCATATTGTATAAATAGTGTCCAGTCTCCTTTCATTAGCAAAGATAATTATTACATTTCCATACTAAATGATGTACAGTTCAATATGTCTAGCTAGTATAATCAGAATTAAGCTATCTCTGTACAAAGTTATCTGTATTTCTACAATTCAATAGTGTCACTGCAAACACTCAGGGCATCAATCTGTCTGCAAACATTGACAAACTCTGCTTGTACAGCCAGATCCCATTCCAGCTGTTTGCTTTCACTCAGATGTTTTGTTCCTACCAATCGACCAGACCCTTGGCTGTCCTGGGAGGCTAAGCTCAGGGTTCGGTACCTCCTGTGGTACGACAGGTGGGGGATTGCTCTTGGGAGGCTGCTTTGGGTAAAGTGTTGCCCTCTGTTTGCCCAGGAATGTGAGCGCAGCTTTCCTGTTTCTTTGGGGTGGCTGCATAGACCCTGGGTCGAGCCAGTAACACTGCCCTTCCAATCCCATCGTTCTGGTGATGTTGGCGTGTTGCTGTGAGATGTCAAACAGCCGTGTGGTTGGAGAGTTTGGAGCTGGAAAGGGGTTTCTCTTGATCCACGTCTCCACAGGAAGAGGTTCGGTAAAGACTATTTTCCACAGAGCTGGGCCCCTGCTTTGATGTGCTTTGACTAGGAGAGCTCAAGGAAAGGCTTGACGAAGTGTGAAGCAGCCTTGGTAAACCAAAAATACTGTGAGAGAATAGAGATTCACTGAACAGAGCTTGGTCAATACTGCGGGACAAGTCTATGGGAGATGGAGGGCGCAGATCCACAGTGGAGTCAGTCTCTATACCTAAATGAACCAGTGAGGATAGCTGAGACTGAGCTGAATTCTCAGGTTTACGTGGTGGGCATGGGGGTGTAGGTAGGGGCAGTACATTCTGGGTCTGACTGGGCTTGTGGACGCAGTTTAGTCCATTTCCAGGAGGATCTGCTATTGAGCAAAGAGGAAGAGCCTCTGACTGCCCTTTGCTGATAACATCACAGACCACCAGCTTTTCCTGCTTCCCCTGGGACCAGGACTGATGAGTGGAGAGAACAGGAGAATTTGCACCATCCTGTGAGGGTAAGGTGAGCCCTCGTGAAGGGGAGCTGCAAGATAGCCGAGACCAAGTTCCTGGCCGGGGCTGAGTTAGGGTCTTGATAGAGGAGTTGCTGTGACAGAATAGAGGGTGTGTTCCAATGAGAGACAAACCTAGACACACCCCAATCTCACAGATTCTGCAGCCTACCTGGTAACCCCACCAGGGCCAGGGCCGAAACCCATAGCCATCAACCCCTCCAAAGCCAAGAGCATGTAGGATTCCATAAAGCTGAAAGCCTCCACACCCTAACAAGCACAAGGAACCTCCTATTGCAGCTCCTGCAGCCCTATCCCAGTCCTCTACTTTGGCAAAAGGGCAAACTGCAGGTTGCACCACTTCAGGAGATCCTCCACTCTCTCCATTGTCATTCAGTCTTAAATGTGTTTAGTGTTGACTTGTGTGAAGCAGTAGAAGATGAGGTAGGAGCATGAGAGAAATAGGGTGAGACATACAAACACACCCCTGAGTAATAACAAGATCACAGTAGGGAGGCTGTGGAAGAGCTGGACAATGCCGACACAGCCGAGAGAGACTACAAAATGTAACAAGGACATACATAGTAATAGGCAAGGTTTGGGCAAGGCTGAGAATGAGGTAGAAATAGGCAAGTGGGAGCGAAAGATGCATGCGTGAGCGCAAGGACAGAAGGAGGAAGGCCAGGGAGAAGGCCGAGATCAAACAGGGCAATGGCAgttcagagagcagcagagagaccACAGCGGGAAGACGATCTTGGTAACTGTAAGCATCATAGAGCAAACAGAAAGCTTGGATTCCTGCAATGCGAGAATGAACAAGTGTAGCAATGTGAAGTAGGGGCTTCCAGGGGGACAGCGCAGGGGCAGGCCTAACAGGCAGACCACGGAGATTAGGCCAAATGCAGTGAAGATGGAGCCCAGGCCATAGATGTGTGCTTCCCACGCAAACCCCCACGTAGCGAGGGCAGAGTTCCAGTCTGAATACAGGGGGACCAAAATGGCAGGGCTGAGAGCCAGGGACGGGAGCAGGGGCTCGCTGGGAGTCAAATCATCAGGGTATGTGGGAGTCCAGGACTGATTTGATGGTTTGCAAGGTGTAACAGATGTGTCCATGTTACCATCTTGCAAGATGGTGCCACCAGCCTTAGAGTGATGCAGGTCATCATTCTTGGAGTCATCTATAAAGCAAGTATAGTACAACACAATGAAATAGATATCTTAAAAACAGGCATGACTTTAAATGGAGAGACCATgctaacacaacacacactaaaCTTATACAACATTAGCACTTGTCCTTGTCATcttgttagcatttagctcaaaacaCTGCTGTGCTTGAAATACAGCACACTTTCCTGCCAATGTGATTGTATACTCTTGCTATgattttttatattaaatatcCATTTTTACAATAACAATATGATGATGAATATAATAATCTTGCCAGTGAATACAGGGTGTCAAAAAAGAGAGCTGGGTGGAATCTGCTGTGTGAGTAATTAATCCATAATAAAACATAGCAGGCTTGTAACTGGGAATCTCTAAGTGGGTCACAGGGAGAGCAGGAGCATGAGCAAGTTGTGCGTGCATGTGCTCATGTGAAAGTGACTGGGAGAGAAATCTGTGTTGATTAGCTAGTATTGACCTCAATGCTGCTCTCATTTGAAAGGCTATTATTAAGCCTGGTCAGGAGGTGTGATGCTATCTTATTGTTGCATCCTTTCTGTTTTGAATCCGCATTCGTTTTTGACAAGCTGTGACCGACTGTGATTGCGTAACCAATAAATAATGTAAGCATCTCGTTCTCTAGATGAAACAATGTTCAGAGTAAGCTGTATCAAGCCATGTGAATCAGGGAATCTACTGGTTATAAATGGAGTGTGTCCTATTTCTAGTCATCCATTAGTAGAGAAGTGATTGTGTCAATACAGGAGCCACAACAAACAGTAGGGGAGCTTTAAACACAGGGTTTTATTTATCAAATCTGCAGGTCCTCTTTTGagacaaagacaggaagaaTTTGGTAATATATGGTGAAGTCACTCAATAAAGTGCTATTAGGTTGAATATTGACTGTGCTATTAAATGTATAGACAGTTGGAAGACAGATGTTTTTCCCATATCTGTGAAAGTCCTCCTCCCCCTATGCTTGTGAACTCAATACATTATTTACTTTGACAAGCAAGTGCCAGTGTGTGAATAGAATAAACACTGCAGTGTGCAAGTGTGCACCATATATCCAGTTACATTTGGATGCTGGCAATGGACACTAATACAAATTGAACATCAAACTTAATGTTTCTACATTAACAAGAAATGGAGAACTGAATAGATGAATCCGTGCTGAAAGGATTGAGAGAGTAAGAGAGCGTGAAGAGGTTTGGGGAGAGATTTTGGAGGAGAGTGAAACTTGTGGGGGAGTGAAGTGATGCAAACCATTCTGTGAATGTAAAACAACTGTGTCTGCAAGCAGAATAACATATCGCAAACACCGCAGTGACACACAGGTTTGGAGTCTTTGCAGGTAATGCAGGCAACATAATAAACTCATCTGACAGCAGGTTATAAATGACAAGTATAAGCTGTGATTGGTGTTAGGCTTAGTTAAATAGATGATGGTTTACATCCACTAAATTTCATCCAAGACAGAACTCTTACCTCTGTTTGCCTTTGTGCTGACAGttcctctgtggtaaaatacgATCTGTAAAATCAATTAATCTCTCTCCTGTTCCCTGTGTGCTAACAGAAATGCCTGTAGTCCATCCCCAGCTGTCAGTGGCTAGTGGTGGAGTAGGATGTTCAGTGCCAGGCCCAGGTCCAGCAGACGACAATGAAGTTGATTTCTGCTCTGGTGTGTGTGATGGGAGTGAGCCGGACAGAAGAAAAGGTAGCTGGCTTTCAGTCATCTCTGTTTGAAGGCTGGGAATGTTGACTGAGTCTCTCAGTCTGTGTTGACTGTAAAACAGATGCAGTGTTGCTCTCAGCTGAATGATACTTtaatgtctgtttctgtgtgggATTAAGTGGCACGCTTCCTGATGAAGACCTTGTTGATTGTATCCTCTCCTTGAGAGTAACATCTTCAATAGCACTCCCTGTGGGACTGGATATGATGAGTTTCCTTCTCGTTAGGATACAACAAAGAGGTCTCTGTGCTCTCCTGTACATCACTGTATTCACCAATCACACCTTGCCTATCTGTTTCCTCAGATGATGATAAGGGCAAACTCAAAGGTAGACCCATGAGGTCGGCGTTGTCAGGTCCAAACATGGGATTACCTGATCCATGAGGTCCATGTGAAAGCTGTGTGAGAAACTGCACTGCTGTGTCAGTGTCTGGCTGTTGCGTGTCTCTGACATTTTCTCCAGTTAACGCTATGACATGAAGTGAGTGAGGCAAGGAAAGGGGGAGGAGCAGATAAATATTCCACAGAGAAACCATGGTGAGGCTCTACAAACTGGACCACAAAGTCATTTGGGGTTGCTGTCCAGTCACATGTTTGACAGGTCTGTAATCTTAGGTGTCCAGAGATTTCATTCTTGACACACCTGGAGAAATTGAGAGATAAATCATATGCAAGACATTGTGAAACACTCTCCAAATACTGCACACTGTAACAGTGCctgcaataaaaatgttgaattgctGCATACAGGGTGAGAACTAAAATCCAAATACTGCACATAAAAGAATTCTAATGAGGTATATGAAAACAGTCCTCTATACTTTTTCCTTCTATCAAATTTTGTGACATCCACACAGagcaaacattaaaatgcaaagATCCATTCACAATAAAAGTACATGCAGAAATATGAAGACAGAACTGCTCCGTTTGTTGCGGTTGTTCTCATTTTGCTCCCTTACCTCATCAGTAGCCCCACGCTGCTGCAGCCTCTTTAAACATATATGCCGCTCTGTGTTGCTGCATGTCTGCAGTCTCTGTCTGCATAGCACTCTGTGTCCTTTCATACTCACTGTGCTGTGCCCTCTTCTCTCCATCAGGCAGTCGACACATGGGACAGACCCACCTCCTCTGGACAACCCCCACTATCCAACATGCTGCCACTGCACTGATCTGACCACGAGACTGTTTGCTGCCTGAGATCTCCTGAATCTGAGGCAGCATCTGCATCAGTACTGTCTCTTTATAGTTACGTAGGAACCTCACActggagaagagaagagaagagaagagaaggaagagaagagaagagaagagaagagaagagaagagaagagaagagaagagaagagaagagaagagaagagaagagaagagaagagaggagaagagacaTAAATATGTCATTGCCACCATGCAGCACCCTGCACTGAGTTGTGCTACAGATCAATACATGCACTTCTGAGTAATTTAGTCTTTCTGTTTGATTAAAGTAACCATGACAGAAATAGCTCAGTTCGAAACATTTCAAGGGCAGGAGATAGAACTGAATATTTTCTCTGAATTGCACACATCCATAATGTATGAAGTGGTTATTTTCGTATTTACATACATTTCTGAATCtgcacttttaaaaaagaattgtTACCTCGTGTGACCTTATTGCCATATCAGTTATTGTGGTTGGAGACTTTGGTGACATCATGTTACATGCTTTTATTACCCTCCTTATAAATGTTATCTGACTTCTTCATGTGTGCTGTTTTCACCCAGTGGGGGAAAATCCAGCAACCTCGTGGCCTAATTCAATACCCACGGGTGGTTCCAAAATAGACACTGATCCACATACCTTTGGATGCATTACGAGACAGTGAatttaaaacacagacagacctctttgttttgcaaatgtaaGGATCGCAAATGAAACTTCTCACTGACCATTATTATGGGAAAACACAGCTCAAGCTTTACCTCAAACAAATCTACTAAACATATttagcacaaaacacaaatacataaatGCTAATTCTGAACCCAAGGCTAATTCTGGCTCTGACTGTTAATATAACAGACTAATTAAAAGAGCAGTTTATTATCCGCTACcaataaatgtcacattttcccTGCACAGATGTGTGGCTCAAGGTAAAAAAACCACCTTTGCTCAATTTGATTTAGATAAGTGCAGCCTGAAAGACAGTGAGGACTGTTGCAGACCATTTAGACGGCCAGTCAGTGGAGATAGGAACTTCCCCAGGGCTGTGATTAACCCGGTGTCTGATGAGGACACAGGAAAGCATCAACCCAGCCGTGACTAAAGGGACCGGAGAGGAACAATGACAGGCCAAACATATGAGCTCAGTCGGGGACATGGCCAAATTATTGCCGCCTCACACTTGCTTTCTGAATTCATTGAGCAACTGGTTTCTGTTTAGATAAATCATCCTCCGACAAGACAAAGTCAGCAGGGACTGCTGTCCAGCTGGGAAATAAGGACAGTCAGGacaagacacagaaacaaaGCTGCACAAGCAATGAGGAGGATTAAAGCATGTAATGTTACTGGTTAGGACATATCTTGCTGTACGAATTTAGATAAGATTTCTATTATATCGTACATTGAGCCCTACTAAACATACAAGCAATGTAAACACAACCTTTGTACTTTATGTCTTTCTCTGTTACTGGACTAACATAGAAAGTCTTAGTGATCTGggtcaatgattttttttgttaatagaTTACAAACGTACAAAAATTTTACGCACAGTTACACGCTGCTACAATCACAAATACATGCATCTCCTCTTTTCAGGTGAATACTTGGAGAACAAAgccaacacatacacacgtggacaaaattgttggtacccctcagttaaagaaggaaaaacccacaattctcactgaaatcacttgaaactcacaaaagtaacaataaataaaaatgtattgaaaattaaataatcaaaaacagccattacttttgaattgttgattaacataattatttaaaaaaacaaactaatgaaacaggcctggacaaaaatgatggtacctctataaaagattgaaaactatttgaccagagtgacatgattaactcaggtgtgtcatttaattgacatcacaggtgtttccaaactcataatcagtcagtctgcctatttaaagggagacaagtagtcaccctgctgtttggtgaaaaggtgtgtaccacactgaacatggacaacagaaagcgaaggagagaattgtcccaggacatccgaaaaaaacattatagacaaacatcttaaaggtaaaggctataagaccatctctaaacagcttgaagttcctgtgacaacagtggctcatattattcagaagttcaagacccacgggacagtagccaacctccctggacgtggccgcaagaggaaaattgatgacaaattgaagagacggatcgttggaattgtatccaaagagcccagagcaacctccaaagaaattaaaggtgaactccaaggccaaggtacatcagtgtcagatcgcaccattcgtcgttgtttgagccaaagtggacttcatgggagacgaccaaggaggacaccactgctgaaaaaactcataaaaagcgagactggaatttgcaaaaatgcatgttgacaagccacaaagcttctgggagaatgtcctttggacagatgagaccaaactggagctttttggtaaggcacatcaactctatgttcatagactcaaaaaccaagcatacgaagaaaagaacactgtccctacggtgaaacatggaggaggctcagtaatgttttggggctgctttgctgcatctggcacagggtgtcttgaaagtgtgcaaggtacgatgaaatctgaagactatcaaggcattctggagagaaatgtgctgcctagtgtcagaaagcttggtctcagtcgcaggtcatgggtcttccaacaggacaacgatccaaaacacacagccaaaaacacccaagaatggctgagagaaaagcgttggactattctaaagtggccttctatgagcccagatctgaatcccattgaacatatgtggaaggagctgaaacatgccatttggagaagacacccatcaaacctgagacaactggagctgtttgctcatgaggagtgggccaaaatacctgttgacagctgcagaacgctcattgacaaatacagaaatcgtttaattgcagtgattgcctcaaaaggttgtgcaacaaaatattaagttatgggtaccatcatttttgtccaggcctgtttcattagtttgttttttaaataattatgttaatcaacaattcaaaagtgatggctgattttgattatttaattttcaatacatttttatttattgttacttttgtgagtttcaagtgatttcagtgagaattgtgggtttttccttctttaactgaggggtaccaacaatttagtccacgtgtgtatgaagGGCAGCCACCAAACATGTCttatctgaaatgaaaaaaacatgtatatgAATCATTAA
This window of the Acanthochromis polyacanthus isolate Apoly-LR-REF ecotype Palm Island chromosome 8, KAUST_Apoly_ChrSc, whole genome shotgun sequence genome carries:
- the prrt4a gene encoding proline-rich transmembrane protein 4, which translates into the protein THLRLNDNGESGGSPEVVQPAVCPFAKVEDWDRAAGAAIGGSLCLLGCGGFQLYGILHALGFGGVDGYGFRPWPWWGYQVGCRICEIGVCLGLSLIGTHPLFCHSNSSIKTLTQPRPGTWSRLSCSSPSRGLTLPSQDGANSPVLSTHQSWSQGKQEKLVVCDVISKGQSEALPLCSIADPPGNGLNCVHKPSQTQNVLPLPTPPCPPRKPENSAQSQLSSLVHLGIETDSTVDLRPPSPIDLSRSIDQALFSESLFSHSIFGLPRLLHTSSSLSLSSPSQSTSKQGPSSVENSLYRTSSCGDVDQEKPLSSSKLSNHTAV